One Dictyoglomus sp. NZ13-RE01 genomic window carries:
- a CDS encoding rubredoxin: MQKYRCLVCGYIYDPEEGDPDGGIPPETPFEDLPDDWVCPVCGAGKDMFSPV; encoded by the coding sequence ATGCAAAAATATAGATGTTTAGTGTGTGGGTATATTTATGATCCTGAAGAAGGAGATCCAGATGGCGGAATTCCCCCAGAGACCCCCTTTGAGGATTTGCCAGATGATTGGGTATGTCCTGTTTGTGGAGCTGGCAAAGATATGTTTTCTCCTGTATAG
- a CDS encoding permease, with protein MKLYIRYILAEVISPFLLGILGFVLVMLIQILYEFSDFIILKRISIYTVLKLLYYKVPSLLVFVIPTALLFAVIFGFSRLIRDGELFALRSNGIPFIKLTIPIFILSILLSGILWMLNYSLIPNSNYRANQIIQRYFFVNPLPTKGENIFFHDEQSRYYYVKKVKENSNVLEGVMIFDLSLGEEFPMLLTAKSAIWSQEKLILQDGIVHKLGKDHFVSWEGKFDTFQINLPQEFLYIFQRERGPQEMTTNELMRRIRVFRKAGVSSRSLEVESNLRIAQSIAIPVFTLLAFAVILFTGKSGRLWGTAFSIIIAFFYYGFTIFARSLGEYAIFSPFFSAWLPNIFLGTISLGVFLWKIRKW; from the coding sequence ATGAAGCTTTATATAAGATATATTCTTGCAGAAGTTATTTCTCCATTTCTTTTAGGTATTTTGGGATTTGTCTTAGTAATGTTAATACAAATCCTTTATGAGTTTTCTGATTTTATAATTCTAAAAAGGATTAGTATTTATACAGTTTTAAAACTTCTTTACTATAAAGTCCCCTCACTTTTGGTCTTTGTGATCCCTACCGCATTACTTTTTGCAGTTATTTTTGGATTTAGTAGGCTAATAAGGGATGGAGAGCTTTTTGCATTAAGAAGCAATGGAATACCCTTTATAAAACTTACAATTCCTATTTTTATATTGTCTATTTTACTCTCTGGTATTCTTTGGATGTTAAATTATTCCTTGATTCCTAATTCAAATTATAGAGCAAATCAAATTATCCAAAGGTATTTCTTTGTAAATCCTCTCCCTACCAAAGGAGAAAATATTTTTTTTCATGATGAACAATCAAGATATTATTATGTTAAAAAGGTAAAAGAAAATAGTAATGTTTTAGAGGGAGTAATGATATTTGACTTATCATTAGGAGAAGAGTTTCCTATGCTTCTTACAGCAAAATCTGCTATCTGGAGTCAGGAAAAATTAATTTTACAGGATGGTATAGTACATAAATTAGGGAAAGACCATTTTGTTTCTTGGGAGGGAAAATTTGATACCTTTCAAATAAATTTGCCCCAGGAATTTCTATATATATTTCAAAGGGAGAGAGGACCTCAGGAGATGACAACCAATGAACTTATGAGAAGAATAAGGGTTTTTAGAAAAGCGGGGGTATCCTCAAGAAGCTTAGAGGTAGAAAGTAATTTAAGAATAGCTCAAAGCATTGCTATACCTGTTTTTACCTTGCTTGCCTTTGCTGTAATATTATTTACTGGAAAAAGTGGGAGGTTATGGGGTACAGCCTTTAGCATTATAATTGCTTTCTTTTATTATGGTTTTACAATATTTGCTCGATCTTTGGGAGAGTATGCAATATTTTCTCCTTTCTTTTCTGCATGGCTCCCTAATATTTTCTTAGGAACCATTAGCTTAGGAGTGTTTTTATGGAAAATAAGAAAGTGGTAA
- the lptC gene encoding LPS export ABC transporter periplasmic protein LptC has protein sequence MRKVLIFSLLILFLAHISTVSAQTTPTKNPVQIKAQKVSYDWGKKMSKAEGNVVVIYKPGKEDETRITATTVYYNQDASLVEAPGKVSISQRDLSISGEDLKADLKNENVELKKNVSIVIQRKVEGGKLEVTKITSQSLKYSLRTNTGNLFGGVSIDREDLKGKSDSAVVDTNKEIYTLIDNVSILDSEKNEIRCSKISVYVKEKRMEAEGDVESIFYVTE, from the coding sequence ATGAGAAAAGTATTGATTTTTTCTCTTTTAATTTTATTTCTGGCTCATATAAGTACAGTCTCAGCCCAGACAACTCCTACAAAAAATCCTGTTCAGATTAAGGCTCAAAAGGTCTCGTATGATTGGGGAAAGAAAATGTCAAAGGCGGAAGGAAACGTAGTGGTAATCTATAAGCCAGGTAAAGAAGACGAAACAAGGATTACTGCTACAACTGTGTATTACAATCAAGATGCAAGCTTGGTTGAGGCGCCTGGAAAAGTTTCTATTTCTCAAAGGGATTTAAGTATCTCAGGAGAAGATTTAAAGGCGGACCTAAAAAATGAGAATGTTGAATTAAAGAAGAATGTTTCTATTGTAATTCAAAGAAAGGTTGAAGGGGGTAAATTGGAAGTTACAAAAATTACCTCTCAAAGTCTTAAATATTCTCTTCGGACAAATACGGGGAACTTGTTTGGAGGGGTAAGCATAGATAGAGAGGATCTAAAAGGAAAGTCTGATAGTGCTGTAGTGGATACTAATAAGGAAATATATACACTAATAGATAATGTTTCAATATTAGATAGTGAGAAAAACGAGATAAGATGTAGCAAAATCAGTGTCTATGTAAAAGAGAAGAGGATGGAAGCAGAAGGAGATGTGGAAAGTATATTTTATGTGACAGAATAA